A stretch of the Balneola vulgaris DSM 17893 genome encodes the following:
- a CDS encoding NupC/NupG family nucleoside CNT transporter has translation MENILRGLLGMAAIIGIAFLLSNNKRRINWRLVGTGLGIQFVLAIFILKSEELSAFFSPLGWPKLLFKFIAKFFVIVLQYTTEGASFLFSMLGKGPEYEESFGVIFAFQVLPTIIFFASLTALLYHYGVLQFIVKILSKGMQKLLGTSGAETLSVISNIFVGQTEAPLVIKPFIEKMTKSELLAVMTGGMATIAGGVMAAYVAMLGTSFAAANGLEIQVAQQLFAERLLGASLMAAPAALVIAKILYPETEEPATAGDVSISVEKTDANGIDAAASGASVGLQLALNVGAMLLAFIALLAMFNGFFGWVSNLTGLTSLLGAPLSIEMVLGWALAPIAWLIGVPWADATTMGSLIGTKIVLNEFVAYLKLADEVAASNISPKTIAMATFALCGFANFSSIAIQIGGIGGLAPNRKSDLAKFGLKAVFAGTMATMMTATIAGMLF, from the coding sequence ATGGAAAATATACTTCGTGGTTTACTAGGCATGGCGGCTATTATCGGAATAGCCTTTTTGCTTTCTAATAACAAACGCAGAATAAACTGGCGACTTGTAGGAACAGGTCTTGGTATTCAGTTTGTGCTAGCAATTTTTATTCTTAAGTCTGAAGAACTTTCGGCTTTTTTCAGCCCATTAGGTTGGCCAAAGTTACTGTTTAAGTTTATAGCAAAGTTCTTCGTAATCGTACTTCAATATACTACTGAAGGTGCTTCTTTCTTATTTAGTATGCTTGGTAAAGGGCCAGAATATGAAGAAAGTTTTGGGGTTATCTTTGCTTTCCAGGTACTGCCAACCATTATATTCTTCGCTTCGTTAACAGCGCTTTTATATCACTATGGTGTTCTACAGTTTATTGTGAAAATACTGTCGAAAGGTATGCAAAAATTACTCGGCACTTCCGGTGCTGAGACCTTATCAGTGATCTCAAATATCTTTGTGGGACAAACTGAAGCCCCGCTTGTTATTAAGCCATTTATTGAAAAGATGACCAAGTCTGAACTTTTAGCAGTAATGACTGGAGGAATGGCTACGATAGCCGGTGGCGTAATGGCCGCTTATGTAGCTATGCTTGGCACCTCTTTCGCAGCTGCCAATGGACTTGAAATACAGGTAGCTCAGCAGTTATTTGCTGAACGTTTATTAGGAGCAAGTTTGATGGCAGCTCCAGCCGCTTTAGTGATTGCGAAAATTCTCTACCCAGAAACTGAAGAACCAGCTACCGCTGGAGACGTTTCAATCTCTGTAGAAAAGACCGATGCAAACGGTATTGATGCCGCTGCTTCAGGGGCCTCAGTTGGTTTACAGCTTGCCTTAAATGTTGGTGCTATGCTATTGGCATTCATTGCATTACTAGCAATGTTTAATGGCTTTTTTGGATGGGTTAGTAATCTTACAGGACTTACATCTTTACTTGGTGCTCCATTAAGTATTGAAATGGTATTAGGCTGGGCATTAGCACCTATAGCCTGGTTAATTGGTGTACCCTGGGCAGATGCTACAACGATGGGTTCTTTGATTGGTACTAAAATCGTTTTAAACGAGTTTGTGGCTTATCTCAAATTAGCCGATGAAGTAGCTGCATCTAATATATCTCCAAAAACAATTGCTATGGCTACCTTTGCGTTATGTGGCTTTGCAAATTTCTCCTCTATCGCCATTCAAATTGGTGGAATTGGTGGATTAGCTCCTAACCGTAAATCTGATTTAGCTAAATTCGGCCTTAAAGCCGTTTTTGCAGGTACTATGGCCACTATGATGACAGCTACAATCGCAGGTATGTTATTTTAA
- a CDS encoding thymidine kinase has translation MINEPSFAPKDYGWIEVVCGGMFSGKTEELIRRAKRAHIAGQNVVVVKPAIDKRYSDTEVVSHNETALPSILVDTADQIVLLTSNAKVVCIDEAQFFDERIVDVVNVLANDGKRVIVAGLDMDFEGKPFGPMPYLLAIAEYVTKLHAVCAESGAMANFSQRVVESTEKVLVGEYDSYEPRARHCFRPSIDRRRGRPIRPFTTPKVAPLEEENINIEQS, from the coding sequence ATGATTAACGAACCCTCATTTGCTCCTAAAGATTACGGCTGGATAGAAGTAGTATGTGGAGGGATGTTCAGTGGTAAAACTGAAGAATTGATACGTAGAGCAAAGAGAGCTCATATTGCTGGACAAAATGTAGTAGTGGTAAAGCCAGCAATCGATAAAAGATATAGCGATACAGAAGTAGTTTCTCACAATGAAACAGCCCTTCCAAGTATTTTAGTAGACACTGCCGATCAAATAGTTTTACTTACCTCGAACGCAAAAGTAGTTTGTATAGATGAGGCTCAGTTTTTTGATGAGCGCATTGTGGATGTAGTAAATGTACTAGCAAATGATGGCAAACGAGTTATAGTAGCTGGACTCGATATGGATTTTGAGGGCAAACCATTTGGGCCTATGCCCTACTTGCTTGCAATTGCGGAGTACGTAACAAAATTGCATGCTGTTTGTGCTGAAAGTGGTGCAATGGCTAATTTCTCCCAGCGTGTTGTTGAAAGCACCGAAAAAGTGTTAGTGGGTGAATACGATTCTTATGAGCCTAGAGCCCGGCATTGCTTCCGCCCATCGATAGATCGAAGAAGAGGTCGCCCCATAAGGCCATTTACCACCCCAAAAGTGGCTCCACTTGAAGAAGAAAATATCAATATAGAACAGTCCTAA
- a CDS encoding HD domain-containing protein, which translates to MNTRTESEELLKEYVENESLRHHCFMVAEAMEHYALLQGKEAEEVEEWWTAGLLHDLDWEKFPDEHPHKAINEILPSYDYPENVLLAIKAHAPERTGKEPESEIERYLFACDELSGFMHAVSLMRPNGFEGMKVKSVKKKLKTLKFAESIPREDIRKGAELIGKSLEDHIHTLIDVFSPK; encoded by the coding sequence ATGAATACAAGAACAGAATCTGAAGAATTATTAAAGGAATATGTAGAAAATGAAAGCTTAAGGCATCATTGTTTTATGGTAGCAGAGGCAATGGAGCACTATGCACTTTTACAGGGGAAGGAGGCAGAAGAAGTTGAAGAGTGGTGGACAGCTGGGCTTCTGCACGATCTCGATTGGGAGAAATTTCCTGATGAGCATCCCCATAAAGCTATCAATGAAATACTGCCAAGCTATGATTATCCAGAGAATGTTCTATTGGCTATTAAGGCTCATGCACCTGAACGAACGGGAAAAGAGCCCGAAAGTGAGATAGAACGGTACCTTTTTGCTTGTGATGAGCTATCTGGGTTTATGCATGCGGTTTCTTTAATGAGGCCAAATGGTTTTGAAGGGATGAAAGTGAAGTCTGTTAAAAAGAAGCTAAAGACTTTAAAATTTGCTGAAAGTATACCTAGAGAAGACATTCGGAAAGGTGCTGAGTTAATAGGAAAAAGTTTGGAAGATCATATCCATACTTTGATTGATGTATTTTCACCTAAGTAG
- a CDS encoding ATP-dependent helicase → MKKFTLKKSEPRRRPEDYSIPYQDLLNAQQLEAVFHDNGPALVVAGAGTGKTRTLIHRVARLVESGVSPEQILLLTFTRRAAKEMIHRASEILDDRCKGIKGGTFHFYCSQLLHRYADRIGFPNNFTIIDTADALEVIQLVRTNLNLHKKAKRFPNKNTLLSMISTSINKHLDMRVVVTEMYPQFSELIDKIEAVADGYKEYKELNFVMDFDDLLIRTKELLEQHEDIRLQVASGNKHVMVDEYQDTNKLQASLTALFSSVHKNIMAVGDDAQSIYSFRGADHQNIMEFPVLFENTKLIKLEENYRSTPEVLNAANQLLDQATFKFNKQLFTNNEEGELPAIVQAPSEHDQSRFVSQVVLQLREQGYELSDLAVLFRNGRDSFDLEIELNKNNIPFVKYGGQKFTEAAHVKDVLAHIRVLVNPLDTIAWNRVLLLMEGIGPKTAQDLFEWIRLAKNPYSLNPQDAVSKAYYKQVQALSELLVSLKENLLSVSQTVEQIVEYYKLFCEKRYDDYPKRLKDLEAFVHISGNYTSLPKLLEELALDPISTSVIDVEEKQKEEAPLVLSTIHSAKGLEWKHVFIIQCLDGIIPSAYSVDDTEQLDEELRLLYVATTRAKEMLYYTYPTLAQSHYGDYFTKPTRFIAELNKTVVEPWLLEEESTPLLTDENSSTELDF, encoded by the coding sequence ATGAAGAAGTTCACTTTAAAAAAATCAGAGCCGAGGCGACGTCCCGAAGATTATAGTATTCCGTATCAGGATCTGCTAAATGCTCAGCAGTTAGAGGCTGTATTTCATGATAATGGTCCTGCATTAGTTGTTGCAGGGGCAGGGACGGGTAAAACAAGAACTCTTATTCATCGAGTAGCGCGGTTAGTAGAGAGCGGTGTTAGTCCTGAGCAAATACTATTGCTGACCTTCACTCGTAGAGCAGCTAAGGAAATGATTCATCGAGCCAGTGAAATACTTGATGATCGATGTAAAGGGATAAAAGGGGGGACCTTTCATTTTTATTGTAGTCAATTACTGCATAGATATGCTGATAGGATAGGTTTTCCTAACAATTTTACCATTATTGATACTGCCGATGCATTAGAGGTGATTCAGTTAGTTCGCACGAATTTGAATCTTCATAAAAAAGCCAAGCGTTTCCCGAATAAGAATACCTTGCTTAGTATGATCAGCACCTCGATAAACAAACATTTGGATATGCGAGTGGTTGTGACAGAAATGTATCCTCAATTTTCTGAGCTGATAGATAAAATTGAAGCCGTAGCGGATGGGTATAAAGAGTACAAAGAGTTGAACTTTGTAATGGACTTCGATGACCTGCTCATAAGAACAAAGGAACTGCTTGAACAGCATGAAGATATACGTCTTCAAGTGGCCTCAGGAAACAAGCATGTTATGGTGGATGAATATCAGGATACCAATAAACTTCAGGCTTCTTTAACGGCATTATTTTCAAGCGTTCATAAAAACATTATGGCAGTGGGTGATGATGCACAAAGCATATATTCTTTTAGAGGAGCTGATCATCAAAACATTATGGAGTTCCCGGTTTTATTTGAAAACACAAAGCTCATTAAACTTGAAGAGAATTATAGGTCAACACCTGAAGTTTTGAATGCAGCGAATCAATTATTAGATCAAGCCACATTCAAATTCAATAAACAATTATTTACCAATAATGAGGAAGGAGAGCTGCCTGCAATCGTTCAGGCCCCGAGTGAGCATGATCAGAGTCGGTTTGTAAGCCAGGTTGTGTTGCAGTTAAGGGAGCAGGGGTACGAGTTAAGCGACCTTGCCGTATTATTTAGAAATGGGAGGGATTCATTCGATCTAGAGATTGAATTGAATAAAAATAATATCCCATTTGTTAAGTATGGAGGGCAAAAGTTTACGGAAGCTGCACATGTTAAAGATGTATTAGCCCATATTAGAGTTTTAGTGAACCCATTAGATACCATTGCATGGAATCGGGTATTATTATTAATGGAAGGAATTGGACCTAAAACAGCACAAGATTTATTCGAATGGATACGATTGGCTAAGAATCCTTATTCATTAAATCCTCAAGATGCGGTAAGCAAAGCCTACTATAAACAAGTTCAAGCGTTAAGTGAATTATTGGTTTCATTAAAAGAAAATTTACTTTCTGTATCGCAAACGGTAGAGCAAATTGTAGAATATTATAAGTTGTTTTGTGAAAAAAGATATGATGATTACCCTAAGAGGCTCAAAGATTTGGAAGCTTTTGTTCACATCTCAGGTAACTACACTTCACTACCTAAATTACTTGAAGAACTAGCATTAGATCCCATTTCTACTTCGGTTATCGATGTTGAAGAAAAGCAGAAGGAGGAAGCTCCTTTGGTGTTAAGTACCATTCATTCGGCAAAAGGATTAGAGTGGAAGCACGTTTTCATCATTCAATGTTTAGATGGGATTATTCCATCTGCCTATAGCGTTGATGATACCGAACAACTTGATGAAGAATTAAGACTTCTTTATGTGGCTACTACACGCGCAAAAGAGATGCTGTATTACACATATCCTACGCTCGCACAATCGCATTATGGCGATTATTTCACCAAACCCACTAGATTTATTGCAGAATTAAATAAAACTGTTGTTGAGCCCTGGCTGTTGGAAGAGGAGAGTACGCCGCTCTTAACAGATGAAAATAGTAGCACTGAGTTAGACTTTTAA
- the der gene encoding ribosome biogenesis GTPase Der: MLPVVSIVGRPNVGKSTIFNRLIGKRKAIVHDEYGVTRDRHYGQTYWNGIDFNVIDTGGYLPDDMDVMVVGIREQVHIALEESDVILFVVDADHGINTLDKAVANLLRQQDKPVLLVANKADNEERRMDAVEFYELGVDELFPISAISGTGTGELMDRITELLPVIDPEIEDPSPKLAFIGRPNVGKSSLVNALLNDERSIVTDIAGTTRDTINSKFNYNNKDYILVDTAGLRKRTKVKENIEFYSTVRTARAIQECDVAILMLDAMRGFEDQDKRVLREAEKYNKGLIILLNKWDLVTEKDTNTVRDFEQYIYESVPMLDYVPILTISALNKQRIHKVMDVAEQVIQERKKEITTSAFNDFLEGILRERPLPMKRGRQLKIQYATQVKTNPPVFKFFMNTPEDLPANYRRYLENKIRERYKFTGVPITMVFRQK, translated from the coding sequence ATGCTCCCAGTAGTTTCTATAGTAGGTAGACCCAATGTTGGAAAGTCTACCATTTTTAATCGATTAATTGGCAAGAGAAAGGCCATCGTTCATGATGAATATGGTGTTACCCGAGATCGGCACTACGGCCAGACCTATTGGAATGGAATAGATTTTAATGTAATTGATACCGGCGGTTACCTCCCCGACGATATGGATGTGATGGTAGTTGGTATTCGAGAGCAAGTTCATATTGCTTTAGAAGAATCGGATGTGATTTTATTTGTTGTAGATGCAGACCATGGTATTAATACCTTAGACAAAGCAGTGGCCAATTTACTTCGCCAGCAAGATAAGCCTGTGCTTCTTGTAGCTAATAAGGCCGACAATGAAGAGCGTAGGATGGATGCTGTTGAATTCTACGAACTAGGCGTAGATGAATTATTCCCAATCTCGGCCATTAGTGGAACCGGAACAGGGGAGTTGATGGATAGAATCACGGAATTACTTCCAGTAATAGATCCTGAAATTGAAGACCCTTCTCCTAAATTGGCATTCATTGGTAGGCCTAATGTTGGGAAAAGTAGCTTAGTTAATGCACTGTTAAATGATGAAAGGTCTATAGTTACCGATATTGCGGGTACTACACGCGACACGATCAACAGTAAGTTTAACTACAACAACAAGGATTATATCCTAGTTGACACTGCGGGACTTCGAAAAAGAACCAAAGTTAAAGAGAATATTGAGTTCTATAGTACAGTTAGAACCGCTCGTGCTATTCAAGAATGTGATGTAGCCATCTTAATGTTAGATGCCATGCGTGGTTTTGAAGATCAAGATAAACGCGTATTAAGAGAAGCTGAGAAGTACAATAAAGGGCTCATTATCCTATTAAATAAATGGGATTTGGTTACAGAAAAAGACACAAATACAGTTCGTGATTTTGAACAGTACATTTATGAGTCGGTACCGATGTTAGATTATGTTCCGATTTTGACCATTTCTGCATTGAACAAACAACGCATTCACAAAGTTATGGATGTAGCTGAGCAAGTAATTCAAGAACGTAAAAAAGAGATTACAACCTCTGCATTCAATGATTTCTTAGAAGGCATATTAAGAGAACGACCGTTGCCAATGAAAAGAGGGCGACAGTTGAAAATTCAGTATGCAACACAGGTTAAAACGAACCCACCTGTATTTAAGTTTTTCATGAATACACCCGAAGATTTACCTGCAAACTATCGTAGATATCTCGAAAATAAGATTCGGGAACGCTATAAATTTACAGGTGTTCCGATAACGATGGTATTCCGTCAAAAATAA
- a CDS encoding NuoI/complex I 23 kDa subunit family protein: MAKNLEKPVLNALSSNYKNERKLNFLERIYLPEIFKGLAYTFKQMFKPKFTMNYPEEKWTPPAIFRGRPVLVEDHGRERCVACGLCARACPPLAISMQASETEDEKERYPDFFEINMLRCIYCGYCEEVCPEEAIVMSKDYDIVFESREDAIYDKDRLLVPKEDLEERLEYLKEYKNAQFGSFWDFQEENNIHSVRDRDRDWNTGLSLVDMIQTQNENDATPASKVWK; encoded by the coding sequence ATGGCTAAGAATCTCGAAAAACCAGTTTTAAACGCTTTAAGTAGCAACTATAAGAACGAAAGAAAGTTAAACTTTCTAGAACGTATCTATTTACCAGAGATCTTTAAAGGGCTCGCTTATACATTTAAACAAATGTTTAAGCCAAAGTTCACTATGAACTACCCGGAAGAAAAATGGACTCCACCGGCCATCTTTAGAGGTCGACCTGTTTTAGTTGAAGATCATGGTCGCGAGCGCTGTGTTGCTTGTGGTTTGTGCGCAAGAGCATGCCCACCTTTAGCTATTAGTATGCAAGCTTCAGAAACTGAAGATGAAAAGGAGAGATACCCAGACTTTTTCGAAATTAACATGTTACGCTGCATTTATTGTGGCTATTGTGAGGAAGTTTGTCCGGAAGAAGCTATCGTAATGAGTAAAGATTATGATATCGTATTCGAATCTAGAGAAGATGCAATATATGATAAAGATCGTTTATTGGTTCCTAAAGAAGATTTAGAGGAACGACTAGAGTATCTAAAAGAGTATAAAAACGCACAGTTTGGTTCATTCTGGGATTTCCAGGAAGAAAATAATATTCATTCAGTTCGTGATAGAGACAGAGATTGGAACACTGGATTATCGCTTGTGGATATGATTCAAACACAAAATGAAAATGATGCTACTCCAGCGTCAAAAGTTTGGAAATAA
- a CDS encoding peroxiredoxin: MKISVGDKAPDFTLKNTNGEDVTLSGYFGKKNVVLLFFPLAFTGTCTEELCTTRDNLKIYNSLNAEVLGISVDSFFSLKQFKEAQNLNFQLLSDFNKIASESYGVLYKDFFGMFGVSKRSAFVIDQDGVVQYAEVLENASELPDFKGIQDSLL, translated from the coding sequence ATGAAAATTAGTGTAGGGGATAAGGCGCCAGATTTTACTCTTAAGAATACCAATGGAGAAGATGTCACGCTTTCAGGTTATTTTGGTAAGAAAAATGTAGTGCTATTATTTTTTCCATTAGCATTTACTGGCACGTGTACAGAAGAGCTTTGTACAACACGAGATAATCTGAAAATATATAACTCATTAAACGCCGAAGTTTTAGGCATTAGTGTCGATTCATTTTTCAGTTTAAAACAATTTAAAGAAGCGCAGAATTTAAACTTCCAATTGCTAAGTGATTTCAATAAAATAGCCTCAGAGTCATATGGTGTTTTATATAAAGATTTCTTTGGGATGTTTGGAGTATCTAAAAGATCAGCATTTGTTATCGATCAAGATGGGGTAGTGCAGTATGCTGAAGTCTTAGAAAACGCATCGGAATTACCAGACTTTAAGGGAATACAAGATAGTTTATTGTAA
- a CDS encoding response regulator: protein MDVLIVEDDKVLSLLITKMVEKLDYNVVGTTARGSEAIEMAKSLKPDLILMDIMLEDDIDGIAATIEFQKDESVRSKVIYVTGNSDSYNKNRAKETIHEDYLIKPISFRDLKQSIENIEFLDSNHSVAR from the coding sequence ATGGATGTACTTATTGTAGAGGACGACAAAGTTCTCTCGTTGCTTATAACAAAAATGGTTGAAAAGTTGGACTACAATGTAGTTGGAACAACTGCGCGTGGTTCAGAAGCAATTGAAATGGCTAAAAGTTTAAAGCCAGATCTTATATTAATGGATATCATGTTAGAAGATGATATTGATGGAATTGCCGCAACCATTGAATTTCAAAAAGATGAGTCTGTACGATCCAAAGTTATATATGTAACGGGGAATTCCGACAGTTATAACAAGAATAGAGCTAAAGAAACTATTCACGAAGACTACTTAATTAAGCCAATAAGTTTTAGAGACCTAAAGCAGTCTATCGAGAATATTGAGTTTCTAGACTCTAATCATAGTGTCGCACGTTAA
- a CDS encoding succinylglutamate desuccinylase/aspartoacylase family protein translates to MPDSIIINKQKIRLGEHAKLSFNIARLPTYTDIDLPIHVYRAKEPGPTLLLTGGLHGDEIDGVEIIRRMIANEKIIPQKGTVIAIPIVNVYGFIQNSRGLPDGKDINRSFPGLKTGGSLAKLIAYRLLNEIVPQIDYGIDFHTGGASRSNYPQLRVDFTNTEALELAKAFEPPLIINSKVIPKSFRSAAQKKNKSILVYESGESLRFSEQGIQEGINGTLRLMHHLGMKKSKPSSQSIHIFNTSAWIRSKYAGLFLPKIKLGDFVEKGQLIGYINDPYGELNSKIIAPKSSCVIGINYCPVVNKGDAIIHYSFNK, encoded by the coding sequence ATGCCTGATTCAATTATCATCAATAAACAGAAAATTAGACTTGGTGAACACGCCAAGTTGAGTTTCAATATTGCTCGATTACCTACCTACACAGATATAGACTTACCCATTCATGTGTATAGAGCTAAAGAACCAGGACCTACTTTATTACTAACCGGTGGGCTTCATGGTGATGAAATTGATGGTGTAGAAATCATCCGTAGAATGATTGCCAATGAAAAAATCATTCCACAAAAAGGTACGGTAATAGCTATACCTATAGTAAATGTGTATGGATTTATTCAAAACTCTAGAGGTCTTCCAGATGGTAAAGACATCAATAGAAGTTTTCCTGGACTAAAAACAGGAGGGAGCCTCGCTAAACTAATTGCCTATAGGCTTCTGAATGAAATTGTACCACAAATAGATTATGGAATCGATTTCCATACTGGTGGTGCTAGTAGATCTAACTATCCGCAGTTAAGAGTAGACTTTACAAACACTGAGGCACTAGAACTAGCAAAAGCATTTGAACCACCATTGATTATAAACTCTAAAGTGATTCCTAAATCGTTTAGAAGTGCGGCTCAAAAGAAGAATAAATCAATCTTAGTATATGAGTCGGGAGAGTCGTTAAGATTTAGCGAGCAAGGTATTCAAGAAGGTATCAATGGTACTTTAAGGTTGATGCATCATCTTGGAATGAAAAAAAGTAAACCATCGTCTCAAAGTATTCATATCTTTAATACCTCAGCTTGGATTCGCTCAAAGTATGCCGGACTATTTTTACCAAAAATAAAATTAGGCGACTTTGTAGAAAAAGGTCAGTTAATTGGATATATCAATGATCCATATGGAGAGTTAAACTCTAAAATTATAGCTCCCAAATCAAGTTGTGTGATTGGCATAAACTATTGTCCTGTAGTAAATAAGGGCGATGCAATAATTCATTATTCATTTAATAAATAA
- the rimK gene encoding 30S ribosomal protein S6--L-glutamate ligase, with protein sequence MKIGILSRNAALYSTKRLVEAIESRGHEAKVIDHLKCDIVIEQDKPAIYYKGENLDDLDAVIPRIGASVTFYGTAVVRQFEMMNIFTAVQSQALVRSRDKLRSLQIMASAGVGLPKTVFTNYSKEVDKLIDSVGGAPLIVKLLEGTQGYGVVLAPTKKAAQSIIEAFHSMKARVIVQEFIKESKGADIRAFVVDGKVVGAMKRQGKEGEFRSNLHQGGTGSLIKLTKKEREAALTAAKSMGLPVAGVDMLQSARGPLILEVNSSPGIEGIEKATGKDIAGSVIKYVISKVEAVKAKPTKRRKIKSDA encoded by the coding sequence ATGAAGATTGGAATCCTTTCCAGAAATGCCGCACTCTATTCAACAAAAAGATTAGTTGAAGCAATTGAATCAAGAGGTCATGAAGCTAAAGTAATAGATCATTTAAAATGTGATATCGTAATTGAACAGGACAAACCCGCTATCTACTACAAAGGGGAAAACCTAGACGATCTAGACGCTGTTATTCCAAGAATTGGGGCATCTGTTACCTTTTATGGAACTGCAGTAGTTCGCCAATTTGAAATGATGAATATCTTTACTGCCGTTCAGTCTCAAGCACTCGTTCGTTCAAGAGATAAGCTACGTAGTCTTCAAATTATGGCTAGTGCTGGAGTTGGTTTGCCAAAAACCGTTTTCACAAACTACTCTAAAGAAGTTGATAAGTTAATCGATTCGGTGGGAGGAGCGCCTCTGATTGTTAAACTGTTGGAAGGTACTCAAGGCTATGGCGTGGTACTAGCCCCAACCAAGAAAGCAGCTCAGTCCATTATCGAAGCATTTCATAGTATGAAAGCACGAGTGATAGTACAGGAATTCATAAAAGAAAGTAAAGGAGCCGATATCCGAGCATTCGTAGTAGATGGAAAAGTAGTTGGAGCTATGAAGCGACAGGGTAAAGAAGGTGAATTTAGATCCAATTTACACCAAGGTGGTACCGGAAGTTTGATCAAACTAACTAAAAAGGAGAGAGAGGCCGCTCTTACAGCCGCTAAATCAATGGGACTTCCAGTTGCGGGTGTAGATATGTTACAATCAGCCCGTGGTCCACTTATTTTAGAAGTTAACTCTTCACCCGGTATTGAAGGAATTGAAAAAGCCACCGGTAAAGATATTGCAGGCAGTGTAATTAAGTATGTAATATCTAAGGTTGAAGCTGTAAAAGCTAAGCCTACAAAGCGTCGTAAAATAAAAAGTGATGCCTGA
- a CDS encoding ATP-dependent zinc protease: protein MKILDKHVIGRVESVSLPEWNIDEIDAKIDTGAYSSSLHCHKIEQFKHHQENWVRFNLLDPDHQAYNEQLIQLPIHDIRSVKSSNGIAQDRFFIKTTITLFSTIYDIELSLTDRSEMKYPLLLGRKFLKNKFLVDVSQKYVSNSEQLDQGSK, encoded by the coding sequence ATGAAAATTTTGGATAAACATGTTATTGGCCGCGTAGAAAGTGTGTCATTACCTGAATGGAACATTGATGAAATTGACGCAAAAATTGATACTGGAGCCTATTCTTCTAGTTTACACTGTCATAAAATTGAACAATTTAAACACCATCAAGAGAATTGGGTAAGGTTTAACCTTTTAGATCCCGATCATCAGGCTTATAATGAGCAACTCATTCAATTGCCTATCCATGATATTCGATCGGTAAAAAGTTCAAATGGTATCGCTCAAGATAGATTTTTTATTAAAACAACAATTACGTTGTTTTCCACTATCTACGATATTGAACTATCACTCACAGATCGCTCAGAAATGAAATACCCGTTACTACTAGGACGTAAATTTCTTAAGAACAAATTTCTGGTAGATGTTTCCCAAAAATATGTATCAAATTCCGAACAATTAGATCAAGGAAGTAAATAA